Below is a genomic region from Longimicrobium sp..
CGTCTGCAGGAAGGTGAGCGGCGACATCAGCACGCACCGCGCGCCGGCGTACAGCGGCTGCAGCACGCCCCCGATCAGCCCCATGTCGTGGTAGAGCGGGAGCCAGCTCACGATCACCGACTGCTCCGACTGGCCGAACGCGCGGCGGATCGCCTCCTCGTTATGCAGGAGGTTGCCGTGCGTCACCATCACCCCCTTGGGCGTGGCGGTGGAGCCCGAGGTGTACTGCAGGAAGGCCAGGCGGTCGTGCGCCGGCCGCACCGGCCGCCACCCGTCGCCCTCGCCGTCCGCCAGGTCGTCGCTGGCGATGACGGCAATGCGGGCGCCCGCCTGCGCCGCCCAGGCCTCCACCTGCTCGCGCATGGCGCGCGTGGTGAGCACCACGGCCGGCCGCGCGTCGGCCACGATCGCCGCCAGCCGCGGATCGGGCTTGCCGCGCCGGGGCGGATGGACCGGCACCGCGGTCGTCCCCCCGTACAGGCACCCCAGGAAGGCGGAGATGAAGTCCAGCCCCGGCGGGTAGATCAGGACCGCCCGCTGGCCGCTCGCGCCGGCGGCCTGCAGGCGGGCGCCGATCGCGCGCGCCGTGCGGTCGAGGTCGCGCCAGGTGACGCTCGCGCCCTCGCTCCCCGTCTCCTCCACGAAGGTGTAGACCGTCTCGCCCGGCCGCTCGGCCGCGCGCGCTTCCACCACGTCGACCAGGCTTCTCTGCTCGCTCATCGGCTCCACGCTTCGGGTTGGTGCGAATCGCCGCGGAGATGGCCGCGCAGGTCGCGCAGCACCTCGCCCATGAGCTCGGCGTGGTGGGTGTGGAGGAAGAAGTGGTCGCCCTCGAGCATGCGCGCGCGGAAACCGCCGCAGGTGTACGCCCGCCACCCTTCCACGGCCTCGGCCGGCACGATGCGGTCGTGCACCCCGCCGAACACCGACAGCGGGCAGTCGAGCGGGGGGCCGGGGACGTGCACGTGCGTGTCGTTCAGCTCCAGGTCGGCCCGCACCAGCGGCAGCACCAGCTCCATCAGCTCCGCGTGCTCCAGCACCTCCTTCGGCGTTCCGCCGATCTCGCGCAGCTCCTGGATCAGCGCGTCGTGCGGGAGCGCGTGGCGGGGCCCGCGCGGGTCGGGAAGGTGCGGCGCCCGCGTCCCCGAGACGAACACGTGCACCGGCGGCCGGCGCGCCTGGAGACGCCGCGCCAGCTCGAAGGCGATCAGCCCCCCCATGCTGTGCCCGGCCAGCGCGTACGGCCGGTCGAGGAGCGGCTCCAGCACCTCCTCGAGCGTGTCGAGGAGGCGCGGGAGCGAGGTGAACGCCGGCTGCGCCCAGTGCGTCTCACGCCCGGGCAGCTGCACGGCGCACACGTCCACCTCCGCGGGCAGATCTGCCTGCCAGGCGCGGTACGCCGAGGCCAGGCCGCCCGCGTACGGGAAGCAGAACAGGCGCAGCGCCGGGTCGGCGCAGGGACGTCGATAGGGAAGCCACAGCGGGATCGTGTCCGCTGGAGCGGTCGTCGCGTGCACTATGGATCTCGGGTTGGCGGGGCGGGCACGCCCCGCGGTGGCTCTACGAGACGGCTGCGGTCCCTTCCATCTTCCTGCGCAGACTGAGCGGGCGCATGTCGGTCCAGACCTCGTCGATGTGCCGCAGGCATTCGTCCTTGGTGCCCTGCCTGCCCACCGCCCTCCACCCCGCGGGGAGCTCGCGCTCGGCCAGCCAGATGGAGTACTGCTCCTCGTCGTTCATCACCACGCTGTACTGCCGCAGGTCTTCGTTCCCGCTGTCGGACATCGTCTCCTCCGTGGATTGCCGTTACGGCAGATGGGTTCGGGGACAGGGATTCGCGCCGGCCTCCATCCGGGCCGGCGCGACGCCGCTCACGCGGCGGCGAACGCGGGCACCGTCACGCCCCGCCCGCGGGCGTGCTCCCGGGCGAGCTGCGCGACGGCGAGGTCGAGCATGCCGAGCCCGAACGGGCTGAAGACGGCCACCTGCCCGGGGTCGCGAGGCGGGACGTCGCGGCCGAGCAGGATGTCGCCCAGCGTGCAGCTCACGAAGCCCACGTCCCCCGCCTTCTGTGCGGCCAGGTGGATCGAGGTCTCCGCGCGGCACACGTGGTCCACGTCGTCGACCACGTTGTAGGCGGAAAGGATGATCTCCGGGGAGAGGTCGCGGAGGGAGACGTGCAGGATCACCGCGCCCGGGGGGCACATCGACAGGTCGAAGATGTGCGGCACGCCGGCGGTCGTGGCCATCGAGACCAGGGGACAGGTAGCGAGCACCTCGTCCAGCGTCGCCACCACCTCCACCTCCACGCCGTCCACCTCCTCGCGGCAGCGCTCACGGAACGCCTCGGCGCGGGCCGGATCGAGGTCGAAGGCGCGGATCCGCCGCGAGCCGACGCCGGCGGCCGCCAGGAAGCGGACCACCTCGAGGTTGATCGGGCCGCACCCGACCATCCCCGTCGGCCCCTCGCTCCCGGGATCGCACAGGTGCCGGGCCGCGAGCGCGGCACTCGCCGCGGTGCGCTTGGCGCTGATCATCGACGCCTCGAGGATGGTCTCGGCGCGCCCGGTCTCGGCCGAGTTCAGCACCATCACCGCCGACGCCCGCGGCAGGTCGCGCTGCAGGTTGCCGGGGAACGAGGCGATCCACTTCACGCCGGCGACCGGCGACTCGCCGCCCAGGTATGCCGGGAGCGCGATGATGCGGTCGCGCGGGCCGTGCGGGAAGCGCAGGAAGGTGGAGTGCGGCAGCGACGTCTGGCCCAGGGCATGGGCCTGGTACGCGGCGCTCACCGCGTCCAGGATCTCCGCCTCGCGGCCGTCGAGGGCGGAGGTCACGTCGGCGCCGGCGAGGACCGTGAGGTCGCCGTCCGTCATCGTGGTGGACATCAGGGGTGCTCCGTTCGTGCACAGGGTGATGCCGCGCGTCGCCGACCCCATGCGGGCGCAGGCGCCGGGACAGGTCGCGCAGGGGTTCGCGCCCGCCGCGGCGGGCAGGGAGGAGGCGCTCAACCGGGGCCCGCGGACGGGGCGAAGCCCAGCGCCTGCTCGCAGTAGCTCCGCCACTCCTCCGTCCCGCCGGCGAAGACCACCTGCTCGCCCGGCCAGACCGAGCGCGTCACGGAAAGGTCCTGGTGGAGGAAGACGACGTCCTCGTCGGAGAGGACATCCCCCTCGTTCTGCGCCGGCGCGCGGTGCTCCGACCAGCCGTCGAAGCCGCGGAGATCGCTCACGCGATACGCCTTGCAGTGCCTGCGCGCCTCGCCGGGGTCCTGCCACACGCCGCGCGCCTTCTCGGCCGCCGCAAGGATCTCCGCCGCCTCCGCGCGGCTGGCCGCCCTGGCGATCATCAGTGGCGTGCGCTCGTCCGTGCCGCGGAGGGTGACGTCGGCGCCGCGGTCGACCAGCAGGCGCACCAGCGCGGCCTCGCCGCGGCCGGCCGCCCAGCACAGCGGCGTCCACCCGCGCTCGTCGCGCTCGTCCACGCTCGCGCCGGCGGCCAGCGCCCGCTCGACCGCCGCGGCGTCGCCGGCCCGCACCGCCTCGATCACAGGCTGCTCTGCCACGCGTCTCCTTCCTCCGAAGTCGTCTCGGTCACCACGCCCGCCAGCCGCTCGCCGCGCAGGACCTCCGCGTCCAGCACGCCGAGCGCGATCCCGCGGGGATGGAACAGGTCGAAGAGCGGCTCCCCGACCATCTCGGCGAAGGTGAGAAGGAGCGGCCCCCACGTCTCCAGCGGCGATTCGCCGGCTTCGATCGCCTCGTACTCGTCGGGAGCCAGGCCCAGCGCCGCGGCCATCTCGCCGGCGGAACGTGCCCGCTGCTCGCGGTGGCGGCGGATCAGGCCGCCGACCTCGCCCGGCCGGGCATCGGCGGCGCGCCCCGAGCCGGCGACGAGCCGTGCCGTCGGCACGCCGAGCTGGATCGCGATCCCGGCGAGCAGCGGCCCCCAGGCTTCCGCTTCGGACGCTCCGCCGACCAGCGCCTGGTATGCGTCGGGGGCGAGCCCGAGCCGGGCCGCCGCCTCGCCGGGGCTCAGCCCGCGCCGCTCCCGCTCGAGATCGAGAACCTCTCCGAGTTTCACTGGCCTCCTTTAGGGTCTTCGAGTGACGATAAAGATCTCGTCACGTTCCTGAACACTCGGAAACCGGCCGCATGGTGTGCGAAAGCACCCACGACGCGGAAGGATCTCCGCGGCCGTGCGCGCGCCGCTGTACGCGGTGGGGCGGGACGTCGCGAGCTCGGGAAACAGATGTGATCAGCGGCCTCTCGGCCGCGCCCGGCCAGCCGTTGGACGCGGCTCGCGTCCGTCGGCTTCCGGGAGACTACCCGACCGAATGGGACGAAACAGGTCGGTATGTCGTACGTCGTTGCGTATAGATACTTGCATGCGGCGGGCCAGCCGGATGCAAGCAGATGTTTCTCGGATACGTACTTGGTACGGCGGGACTTACGGACTTCGGAGGGGCATCGGGCCGGTCCCCGCGTGTGAAGTCTGCTTCACATCGCCGGGGGCGGTGCGCGGAGATTTGCACGCCCCCGTCCGAAAGGTGTACAGGGTCTACAGAATGTCGTACAAGGCCCGGCGGCTGATCCCGAGGAGGCGGGCCGCCTCGACCTTGCTCCCGTTGGTGCGGCGCAGCGCCTCTTCGGCGTAGAACTTCCGCAGCCGCCGCATCGCCGAGGTCAGGTCCAGGTTCGAGTCGACGGGCACCATCTCGGGCTCGGGCGCCTGGTCTCCGGTCAGCTCCGAGGGCAGGTGGTGCGGGAGCAGCTCGCTCTCGTCGGGCGAGGCCAGGACCACCGCGCGCATGATCACGTTCTCCAGCTCGCGCACGTTCCCCGGCCACTCGTACGCCAGCATCAGCTCCAGCGCCACGGGGTCGATGTGGTGCAGGTTCGGCCGCACCGACCGCGCGAAGATGGAGAGGAAGTGCATGATGAGCGCGGGGATGTCCTCCTTCCGCTCGCGCAGCGGCGGCAGCTCGATCTCCACCACGCGGAGGCGGTAGTACAGGTCCTCGCGCAGGATGTCGCTCGAGACGGCGTGCTTCGCGTTGCGGTTCGACGCGGCGATCACGCGCGCGTCCACCTCGCGGTCGGTGGATCCGCCCACCCGGCGCACCCGCGACTCCTGCAGGACGCGCAGGAGCTTGGCCTGGATGTGCGGCCGGATCTCGGTCACCTCGTCGAGCAGGAGCGTGCCGGTGTGGGCCTGCTCGAAGCACCCGGGGCGCGCGAAGAGCGCCCCCGTGAACGCCCCCTTCTCGTGCCCGAACAGCTCGGACTCGACCACCCCCTCCGTCAGCGCGGCGCAGTTGATGGCCACGAACGGACGGTTGGCGCGCGGCGAGTTGAGGTGGATGAGGCGCGCGACCACCTCCTTGCCGGTGCCGCTCTCGCCGGTGACGAGCACCCGCACGTCCGTCTGCGCCACCTGCAGGATGAGCTTCCAGGTGCGGCGGATCGTCGGCGAATCTCCCACCAGATGGGCTGTCTTCATCACCTTTTGGAGCTGGTTGGATTGGATCTCTCCGTCCCGGCGCTTCCACCTCGCCGCCCGGGGTGCTGCGGGGAGCGGGCTCCCGGTCCGGCGGTTCGCTCCGGCCGAGCCGAACGCGCCTGGAATCGAACACAGGGTGCAGTCCGTCGTCGAGCCGGCGGCCCCATCCGCCGGCATCCTCACAGCTGACCTGTCGCGCCGCCTGGCCGGCGAAGCGCTTTCGAGGTACGGCAGGAGACGGGGACGTTGGAGACGGCCATTCGGCTGGTCCCCTGCGGCCCGGCGAACGCCCGATGCAGCTGGCTACGGCAATCGCCTCTCAGCGAGGGACAGGAGGCGTGGTGGGGCGGATAGGGATGGTGGGAGGGAAAGAACCGGTGTCGCGGCTCCGCGTGACCGGAGCCGGCCACGTACAGCCGAGCACAGACGGGATGTGAAATGCCGGGGCAACGTGCGATCTCCTCAGGATCAGGTTTCCACCCGGACCAGCCTCGGAGCAGGCAACCGGGAGGGTCTCCAGGAGAGACCGGTCCCGGCTGTTCCATCTACACACATCTTACGACGTTCTCTCGACGTCGTGGCCCCGGATTATGCGTGAGAAGGAGGAAGCTGTCAACCAGCGGTCCGACGCTGAGACTTTTTACGAATTCCGGAGAACTCCGATGGCGCTTCCGGACCGCACCTCGTAACCAGCCGCATCGCGCGCTCGTTGGGGGAGATCACGTCCCAGCGAGCGTGGGTGATGCGCTCCCCGGTTCGAGGGAGATCCCGCCCGCGGGCGTCGGCTTTCGACCGGGGCCGACCCCGGGAGTTGCCGCCGTGCCGCGCACCGTACCCCGGGCACGAAGCCGGCGACGTGCA
It encodes:
- a CDS encoding alpha/beta fold hydrolase, whose product is MHATTAPADTIPLWLPYRRPCADPALRLFCFPYAGGLASAYRAWQADLPAEVDVCAVQLPGRETHWAQPAFTSLPRLLDTLEEVLEPLLDRPYALAGHSMGGLIAFELARRLQARRPPVHVFVSGTRAPHLPDPRGPRHALPHDALIQELREIGGTPKEVLEHAELMELVLPLVRADLELNDTHVHVPGPPLDCPLSVFGGVHDRIVPAEAVEGWRAYTCGGFRARMLEGDHFFLHTHHAELMGEVLRDLRGHLRGDSHQPEAWSR
- a CDS encoding MbtH family NRPS accessory protein, encoding MSDSGNEDLRQYSVVMNDEEQYSIWLAERELPAGWRAVGRQGTKDECLRHIDEVWTDMRPLSLRRKMEGTAAVS
- the sbnB gene encoding 2,3-diaminopropionate biosynthesis protein SbnB, translated to MSTTMTDGDLTVLAGADVTSALDGREAEILDAVSAAYQAHALGQTSLPHSTFLRFPHGPRDRIIALPAYLGGESPVAGVKWIASFPGNLQRDLPRASAVMVLNSAETGRAETILEASMISAKRTAASAALAARHLCDPGSEGPTGMVGCGPINLEVVRFLAAAGVGSRRIRAFDLDPARAEAFRERCREEVDGVEVEVVATLDEVLATCPLVSMATTAGVPHIFDLSMCPPGAVILHVSLRDLSPEIILSAYNVVDDVDHVCRAETSIHLAAQKAGDVGFVSCTLGDILLGRDVPPRDPGQVAVFSPFGLGMLDLAVAQLAREHARGRGVTVPAFAAA
- a CDS encoding ankyrin repeat domain-containing protein, whose translation is MAEQPVIEAVRAGDAAAVERALAAGASVDERDERGWTPLCWAAGRGEAALVRLLVDRGADVTLRGTDERTPLMIARAASRAEAAEILAAAEKARGVWQDPGEARRHCKAYRVSDLRGFDGWSEHRAPAQNEGDVLSDEDVVFLHQDLSVTRSVWPGEQVVFAGGTEEWRSYCEQALGFAPSAGPG
- a CDS encoding sigma 54-interacting transcriptional regulator — translated: MKTAHLVGDSPTIRRTWKLILQVAQTDVRVLVTGESGTGKEVVARLIHLNSPRANRPFVAINCAALTEGVVESELFGHEKGAFTGALFARPGCFEQAHTGTLLLDEVTEIRPHIQAKLLRVLQESRVRRVGGSTDREVDARVIAASNRNAKHAVSSDILREDLYYRLRVVEIELPPLRERKEDIPALIMHFLSIFARSVRPNLHHIDPVALELMLAYEWPGNVRELENVIMRAVVLASPDESELLPHHLPSELTGDQAPEPEMVPVDSNLDLTSAMRRLRKFYAEEALRRTNGSKVEAARLLGISRRALYDIL